The nucleotide sequence CCTAAATTTGTACTGCGGCTTTTTGCAATATTTGCCATTTGAATAATTGATTCATCGGATAAATTTTTAATGCCGTTAAATGCAGCTATCTGATGCATTTCTAAATATTTTCTGGCTTCGTTTGGGTCAGTAAAAAATTCTTTTGCCAATTCGGTGTTTTCATGTCTGTTACCTGCAGTAGAATCATTTGAAATATTATCGAAATTATCTATCTCTTTTGTGGTTTTAATATCATTTGTTCTGTTTATGGTACTAAAAGTAAGATTTTTCTTTTGTGGTTTGGTCTTGAGAGTAATATTTTTGTTGCTATCTCTTTTTATTACTTTATCAAAGCTGTTAATATCTGAACTTAAAATGTCAAAAATTAATTTTTCAAATTTATCAGTAATATTTGAGCGGCAAAATGCTTTTATAGAATCCTTACTTACTGATTTCATAATATTGCTATCACTAAGATAGTCTATCATTTTTTGCCATTCATCTTCTGAGCGAGAAATGTATAAAAGCATTTCCTTTACAATTTCATAAAAATTTTTGTGTATTACCATGGCATTAAATATGTCCATCATAGAATATTCAGTTTTTTTATCAATAGTAAGTGAAAATGCGTTTATAGAATATAGAGCTTCTGTCGAGATTTTTAATTCTTTTGAAATACTTGTAAACATTTCTTTTTCCCATCCCATTAAATAAGCAGGAGTAGTATTTAATATTTTTGCAAGCGGTTCCAGGACAGTAATGGGAAAATTTTCTATATTGTTATTTTCATATCTATATATTGTGGCACGATTTTTTCCAAGACGAGAAGCAACTTCATCTACAGACAATCCCAGTTCAGTTCTTCGCTGTTTTATTCGTTCTCCTATATTCATTGCAGCACCTCCATTGTCAATTATATGATACCATATTATTCGCAAATATGCAACAAAATAATTATAAAAAATAAAATATTCGCATGTGATTCGAAAAAAATATTGACATGCAAAAAATAAAATGATAATA is from Lachnospiraceae bacterium JLR.KK002 and encodes:
- a CDS encoding helix-turn-helix transcriptional regulator; translation: MNIGERIKQRRTELGLSVDEVASRLGKNRATIYRYENNNIENFPITVLEPLAKILNTTPAYLMGWEKEMFTSISKELKISTEALYSINAFSLTIDKKTEYSMMDIFNAMVIHKNFYEIVKEMLLYISRSEDEWQKMIDYLSDSNIMKSVSKDSIKAFCRSNITDKFEKLIFDILSSDINSFDKVIKRDSNKNITLKTKPQKKNLTFSTINRTNDIKTTKEIDNFDNISNDSTAGNRHENTELAKEFFTDPNEARKYLEMHQIAAFNGIKNLSDESIIQMANIAKSRSTNLGEKNEGDINRRTI